In Gossypium arboreum isolate Shixiya-1 chromosome 6, ASM2569848v2, whole genome shotgun sequence, the following are encoded in one genomic region:
- the LOC108484923 gene encoding uncharacterized protein LOC108484923: MGNRYHQQQQINSKGMFLPLLCSKPSIKDVVLPKWKVVDRSASLSEDPLSPKISCMGQVKRNNKIVGFPVSYKLSTVTPKNSSSFNSSTVKYFKLKKLFSGKNLTGSPATSTTAATTGCRRKQVLINGTSKPKGDDGKENSGTINIETMDPPLPVIKKGPKQGDEREGSDTTLWQRRSRGVALERLQLQQIQLNRHQEPTTV, from the coding sequence ATGGGAAATAGATACCATCAGCAGCAGCAGATTAATAGTAAAGGAATGTTTTTGCCATTGTTGTGTTCTAAACCTTCCATTAAAGATGTGGTTCTTCCCAAATGGAAAGTTGTTGACAGGTCGGCTTCCTTGTCTGAAGATCCATTGTCACCAAAGATCAGTTGCATGGGACAAGTGAAGAGGAACAACAAGATTGTTGGGTTCCCTGTTTCTTACAAGCTCAGTACTGTCACCCCCAAGAATAGCAGCAGCTTCAATAGTAGTACtgtcaaatatttcaagcttaagaagctcttttctggtaagaattTAACTGGCAGCCCCGCTACCTCCACAACCGCCGCCACCACCGGTTGTAGAAGAAAACAAGTGTTGATAAATGGGACAAGCAAGCCTAAGGGTGATGATGGGAAAGAGAATTCTGGTACAATCAACATTGAAACCATGGATCCACCTTTGCCTGTAATAAAAAAAGGGCCGAAACAAGGTGATGAAAGAGAAGGATCCGATACTACACTTTGGCAGAGGAGATCACGTGGGGTTGCACTGGAAAGATTACAGCTTCAACAGATTCAACTTAACAGACATCAAGAACCAACCACTgtttga